ACCGGCTACGGCATCGCCTCGGTGCGCGGCGACGTCTCCCACCCGGTGAACCGGGGGCTCGCCTGCCAGCGCGGCATCCGGGAGACGGCCGACCCGGCGGGCGAGTGGCTCACCCGCCCGCTGATCCGCGAGGGGGACGAACTCCTCCCGACGACGTGGGACGTCGCGCTCGATCGGGTCGTCGAGGCGTTCTCGACGGCCGTCGACGGGAACCGCGACGGCGTGGCCGTGCTCGGCAGCGGCCAGCAGACCAACGAGGCCGCCTACGCGCTCGGGAAACTCGCCCGCGGCGGCTTCGGCACCCGGTACTACGACGCCAACACGACGCTGTGCATGGCCAGCGCGGTGACGGCCTACTACGACGCGTTCGGCAGCGACGCCCCGCCGTGCACGTACGACGACGTCGACGACGCGCGGACGCACGTCGTCTGGGGCGCGAACCCGGCCGTCGCCCATCCCGTGATGTTCCGCTGGATCGAGGAGAGCGCCCGCGGGGACGGGAGTCGGCTCGTCGTCGTCGACCCCGTCGAGACGAAGACCGCGAGCGTCGCCGACGATCACGTCGCCCTCGACCCGGGAACGGACCTCGCGCTCGCCCGCGCCGTGCTCGCGCGACTCGTCGAGCGCGACGACCTCGACCGGGAATTCGTCGCCGAGTCGACGACGGGGTTCGACGACCTGGAGGCCGCCCTCCCGGCGGTCGAGGCGGCCGCCGGGACCGCCGGCGTCGACCCGGAGACCGTCGACGCGCTCGCGGCGGCGTTCGCCGACCCCACCCTGGTCTACTGGGGGATGGGCGTGAACCAGAGCACGCAGGGGACGAACACCGCGGCGGCGCTGGTCGACCTCTGTCTCGCGACGGGGAACCTCGGCCCCGGAACCGGCCCGTTCTCGCTGACCGGCCAGGCGAACTCCATGGGAACGCGCGTCGTCTCCTCGAAGGGGTCCTGGCCGGGCCAGCGCCCGTTCGAGGATCCGGACGAGCGCCGGATCGTCGCCGAGGCGTGGTCGGTCCCCCTCGACCGCCTCCCCGACGACGCCGGCCCCGGCCCGGTCGGAACCGTGGAGGCCGTCGAGGACGGCCCCGTGGAGGCCGTGTGGGCCGTCGCGACGAACCCCGTCGCCGGCATGCCCGACGGGTCGACCGTCCGCGAGCGTCTCGAGGACGCGTTCCTCGTCGTGCAGGACGCCTTCCGGACCGAGACGGTCGAGGTCGCCGACGTGGTGCTCCCGGCGGCGACGTGGGGCGAGTCCGACGGCACGACGACGAACATGGAGCGCCGGGTGTCGCGCGTCCGGCCGGCGATGGACCTCCCGCCGGGGATCCGGACGGATCTGGACGTGATTACGACGATCGGGAACCGCGTCGCTCCTGGACTGTTCGACCGCACCGAGCCCGAACCCGTGTTCGAGGAACTCGCCGCGCTCACGGCCGGGACGCCCGCGGACCTCTCGGGGATCAGCTACGGCCGGCTCGACGCGGAGGGCGCGGTCCGCTGGCCCGCGCCCGACGCCGTCTCGGAGGGCGGCTACCGCTACCTCGCCGACGGCGAGTGGGCGTTCGAGACGCCCTCCGGTCGGGCGCGCTTTTCGACGGCCCGCCACGAGGGAGTGCCCGAACCGGTCGACGACGACTACCCGCTGACGCTGACGACCGGCCGCGAGGTCGACGGCTACAACACCGGGGTCCGCTCGCGCGACGCGGGGACGCCGGACGCGCCGCTCGCCCGCGTCCACCCGGCGACGATCGACGGGACGGATCTCGGGTTCGAGTCGGCCCCGGCGAAACTCGGGACGGATGAGGACGGTTCCGCCGACGCGGCGATCGAATCGCGCCGCGGGGCTGTCCCGGTCCGCGTCGAGGCCGACCCGGCGGTCCCCGAGGGGCTCGTCTGGCTCCCCATCCACCACCCGCGGACGAACGAGCTCACGCTGCCGGAGACCGACCCGCGCTCGGACGAGCCGAACTTCAAGCAGTGCGCGGTCCGGCTGTGCCCGGCGGACGCGAACCGGGCTGACCCCGTCGCCGACGCGGAGGTGATCCGCGGTGACTAACAAGGTCGAGCAGCTCTGTCTCGCGACGCTCGGGTTCTTCTGGGCGTTCCTGATGTGGTTCTCGACGGCCGCGTTCAGCCCGAGCATCGGCGCCGCGTTCGACCTCACGACGGGCGAACTCGCGCTGCTGGCGAGTTCGGCCATCTGGCTCGCCCCGCCGGGTCGCGTGCTGGCCGGCTGGGCCGCCGACCGCGTCGGCGCCCACACCACCTTCACGGTCATCCTCGCCGTGACGGGGCTGGTGAGCATCGC
The DNA window shown above is from Halorarum salinum and carries:
- the nasA gene encoding assimilatory nitrate reductase NasA; this translates as MTDPVPTTCMRCAVGCGHLQGRVDTGYGIASVRGDVSHPVNRGLACQRGIRETADPAGEWLTRPLIREGDELLPTTWDVALDRVVEAFSTAVDGNRDGVAVLGSGQQTNEAAYALGKLARGGFGTRYYDANTTLCMASAVTAYYDAFGSDAPPCTYDDVDDARTHVVWGANPAVAHPVMFRWIEESARGDGSRLVVVDPVETKTASVADDHVALDPGTDLALARAVLARLVERDDLDREFVAESTTGFDDLEAALPAVEAAAGTAGVDPETVDALAAAFADPTLVYWGMGVNQSTQGTNTAAALVDLCLATGNLGPGTGPFSLTGQANSMGTRVVSSKGSWPGQRPFEDPDERRIVAEAWSVPLDRLPDDAGPGPVGTVEAVEDGPVEAVWAVATNPVAGMPDGSTVRERLEDAFLVVQDAFRTETVEVADVVLPAATWGESDGTTTNMERRVSRVRPAMDLPPGIRTDLDVITTIGNRVAPGLFDRTEPEPVFEELAALTAGTPADLSGISYGRLDAEGAVRWPAPDAVSEGGYRYLADGEWAFETPSGRARFSTARHEGVPEPVDDDYPLTLTTGREVDGYNTGVRSRDAGTPDAPLARVHPATIDGTDLGFESAPAKLGTDEDGSADAAIESRRGAVPVRVEADPAVPEGLVWLPIHHPRTNELTLPETDPRSDEPNFKQCAVRLCPADANRADPVADAEVIRGD